Proteins co-encoded in one Carcharodon carcharias isolate sCarCar2 chromosome 7, sCarCar2.pri, whole genome shotgun sequence genomic window:
- the coq9 gene encoding ubiquinone biosynthesis protein COQ9, mitochondrial isoform X4, protein MAALWWSGLQRGLRIAGLYSRDVVRRGLRTSTYLSMVGEEQQPREHYQSPQTYTVAQESYSSHSDQNGQKAEGFESEEELRQQLLSAALEFVPSFGWSLEAVAEGAKVLDLSPAVTGMLSHGPGDLVLHFVCQCNKQLSEQLTEQHHQVQAGQQEAKKTDGFVKDAVEARLRMVIPYIDTWPQAMSILLLPQNIAESLRNLTNMVDEIWYYAGDRSTDSNWYTKRAILAGIYNTTELVLVQDSSPDYEDTWNFLQNRVNDAVNVAHSVKQAGSTGKALFQGLVGAAVTLKNLSGIAQNR, encoded by the exons ATGGCGGCGCTCTGGTGGAGCGGACTGCAGAGAGGACTGCGGATCG CTGGTCTGTACTCCCGTGATGTAGTGCGCAGGGGTCTGCGAACATCAACGTACTTAAGCATGGTTGGTGAGGAGCAGCAGCCCAGAGAGCATTACCAAAGCCCACAGACGTACACAGTGGCTCAGGAAtcatactccag TCATTCCGATCAGAATGGGCAGAAAGCAGAGGGATTTGAATCTGAAGAGGAGCTGAGACAGCAGCTCCTTTCTGCAGCTCTGGAATTTGTTCCCAGCTTTGGATGGTCACTGGAGGCTGTGGCAGAGGGAGCCAAG GTGCTGGATCTGTCACCAGCGGTGACTGGGATGTTGAGTCATGGCCCAGGGGACCTCGTTCTGCACTTTGTGTGCCAGTGTAACAAGCAGCTTTCTGAACAACTGACTGAGCAACACCATCAGGTCCAGGCGGGACAGCAGGA AGCCAAGAAGACTGATGGATTTGTGAAGGATGCAGTGGAAGCAAGGCTCCGGATGGTGATCCCTTATATAGACACCTGGCCGCAG GCTATGAGTATTTTACTGCTCCCACAAAACATTGCCGAGAGTTTGAGGAACCTGACGAATATGGTGGATGAGATCTGGTACTACGCAGGAGACAGGTCCACGGAC TCTAACTGGTACACAAAGCGAGCCATTCTGGCAGGAATCTACAATACTACAGAGTTGGTGCTGGTACAGGATTCCTCTCCGGATTATGAAGATACTTGGAACTTCCTGCAAAACCGTGTTAATGATGCTGTCAACGTGGCTCATTCTGTCAAACAG GCTGGATCAACAGGCAAAGCCCTTTTCCAGGGTCTCGTTGGTGCTGCGGTGACA CTGAAGAACCTGAGTGGTATTGCCCAGAATCGATGA
- the coq9 gene encoding ubiquinone biosynthesis protein COQ9, mitochondrial isoform X2, whose amino-acid sequence MAALWWSGLQRGLRIAGLYSRDVVRRGLRTSTYLSMVGEEQQPREHYQSPQTYTVAQESYSSSHSDQNGQKAEGFESEEELRQQLLSAALEFVPSFGWSLEAVAEGAKVLDLSPAVTGMLSHGPGDLVLHFVCQCNKQLSEQLTEQHHQVQAGQQEAKKTDGFVKDAVEARLRMVIPYIDTWPQAMSILLLPQNIAESLRNLTNMVDEIWYYAGDRSTDSNWYTKRAILAGIYNTTELVLVQDSSPDYEDTWNFLQNRVNDAVNVAHSVKQAGSTGKALFQGLVGAAVTLKNLSGIAQNR is encoded by the exons ATGGCGGCGCTCTGGTGGAGCGGACTGCAGAGAGGACTGCGGATCG CTGGTCTGTACTCCCGTGATGTAGTGCGCAGGGGTCTGCGAACATCAACGTACTTAAGCATGGTTGGTGAGGAGCAGCAGCCCAGAGAGCATTACCAAAGCCCACAGACGTACACAGTGGCTCAGGAAtcatactccag CAGTCATTCCGATCAGAATGGGCAGAAAGCAGAGGGATTTGAATCTGAAGAGGAGCTGAGACAGCAGCTCCTTTCTGCAGCTCTGGAATTTGTTCCCAGCTTTGGATGGTCACTGGAGGCTGTGGCAGAGGGAGCCAAG GTGCTGGATCTGTCACCAGCGGTGACTGGGATGTTGAGTCATGGCCCAGGGGACCTCGTTCTGCACTTTGTGTGCCAGTGTAACAAGCAGCTTTCTGAACAACTGACTGAGCAACACCATCAGGTCCAGGCGGGACAGCAGGA AGCCAAGAAGACTGATGGATTTGTGAAGGATGCAGTGGAAGCAAGGCTCCGGATGGTGATCCCTTATATAGACACCTGGCCGCAG GCTATGAGTATTTTACTGCTCCCACAAAACATTGCCGAGAGTTTGAGGAACCTGACGAATATGGTGGATGAGATCTGGTACTACGCAGGAGACAGGTCCACGGAC TCTAACTGGTACACAAAGCGAGCCATTCTGGCAGGAATCTACAATACTACAGAGTTGGTGCTGGTACAGGATTCCTCTCCGGATTATGAAGATACTTGGAACTTCCTGCAAAACCGTGTTAATGATGCTGTCAACGTGGCTCATTCTGTCAAACAG GCTGGATCAACAGGCAAAGCCCTTTTCCAGGGTCTCGTTGGTGCTGCGGTGACA CTGAAGAACCTGAGTGGTATTGCCCAGAATCGATGA
- the coq9 gene encoding ubiquinone biosynthesis protein COQ9, mitochondrial isoform X3, translating to MAALWWSGLQRGLRIAAGLYSRDVVRRGLRTSTYLSMVGEEQQPREHYQSPQTYTVAQESYSSHSDQNGQKAEGFESEEELRQQLLSAALEFVPSFGWSLEAVAEGAKVLDLSPAVTGMLSHGPGDLVLHFVCQCNKQLSEQLTEQHHQVQAGQQEAKKTDGFVKDAVEARLRMVIPYIDTWPQAMSILLLPQNIAESLRNLTNMVDEIWYYAGDRSTDSNWYTKRAILAGIYNTTELVLVQDSSPDYEDTWNFLQNRVNDAVNVAHSVKQAGSTGKALFQGLVGAAVTLKNLSGIAQNR from the exons ATGGCGGCGCTCTGGTGGAGCGGACTGCAGAGAGGACTGCGGATCG CAGCTGGTCTGTACTCCCGTGATGTAGTGCGCAGGGGTCTGCGAACATCAACGTACTTAAGCATGGTTGGTGAGGAGCAGCAGCCCAGAGAGCATTACCAAAGCCCACAGACGTACACAGTGGCTCAGGAAtcatactccag TCATTCCGATCAGAATGGGCAGAAAGCAGAGGGATTTGAATCTGAAGAGGAGCTGAGACAGCAGCTCCTTTCTGCAGCTCTGGAATTTGTTCCCAGCTTTGGATGGTCACTGGAGGCTGTGGCAGAGGGAGCCAAG GTGCTGGATCTGTCACCAGCGGTGACTGGGATGTTGAGTCATGGCCCAGGGGACCTCGTTCTGCACTTTGTGTGCCAGTGTAACAAGCAGCTTTCTGAACAACTGACTGAGCAACACCATCAGGTCCAGGCGGGACAGCAGGA AGCCAAGAAGACTGATGGATTTGTGAAGGATGCAGTGGAAGCAAGGCTCCGGATGGTGATCCCTTATATAGACACCTGGCCGCAG GCTATGAGTATTTTACTGCTCCCACAAAACATTGCCGAGAGTTTGAGGAACCTGACGAATATGGTGGATGAGATCTGGTACTACGCAGGAGACAGGTCCACGGAC TCTAACTGGTACACAAAGCGAGCCATTCTGGCAGGAATCTACAATACTACAGAGTTGGTGCTGGTACAGGATTCCTCTCCGGATTATGAAGATACTTGGAACTTCCTGCAAAACCGTGTTAATGATGCTGTCAACGTGGCTCATTCTGTCAAACAG GCTGGATCAACAGGCAAAGCCCTTTTCCAGGGTCTCGTTGGTGCTGCGGTGACA CTGAAGAACCTGAGTGGTATTGCCCAGAATCGATGA
- the coq9 gene encoding ubiquinone biosynthesis protein COQ9, mitochondrial isoform X1 gives MAALWWSGLQRGLRIAAGLYSRDVVRRGLRTSTYLSMVGEEQQPREHYQSPQTYTVAQESYSSSHSDQNGQKAEGFESEEELRQQLLSAALEFVPSFGWSLEAVAEGAKVLDLSPAVTGMLSHGPGDLVLHFVCQCNKQLSEQLTEQHHQVQAGQQEAKKTDGFVKDAVEARLRMVIPYIDTWPQAMSILLLPQNIAESLRNLTNMVDEIWYYAGDRSTDSNWYTKRAILAGIYNTTELVLVQDSSPDYEDTWNFLQNRVNDAVNVAHSVKQAGSTGKALFQGLVGAAVTLKNLSGIAQNR, from the exons ATGGCGGCGCTCTGGTGGAGCGGACTGCAGAGAGGACTGCGGATCG CAGCTGGTCTGTACTCCCGTGATGTAGTGCGCAGGGGTCTGCGAACATCAACGTACTTAAGCATGGTTGGTGAGGAGCAGCAGCCCAGAGAGCATTACCAAAGCCCACAGACGTACACAGTGGCTCAGGAAtcatactccag CAGTCATTCCGATCAGAATGGGCAGAAAGCAGAGGGATTTGAATCTGAAGAGGAGCTGAGACAGCAGCTCCTTTCTGCAGCTCTGGAATTTGTTCCCAGCTTTGGATGGTCACTGGAGGCTGTGGCAGAGGGAGCCAAG GTGCTGGATCTGTCACCAGCGGTGACTGGGATGTTGAGTCATGGCCCAGGGGACCTCGTTCTGCACTTTGTGTGCCAGTGTAACAAGCAGCTTTCTGAACAACTGACTGAGCAACACCATCAGGTCCAGGCGGGACAGCAGGA AGCCAAGAAGACTGATGGATTTGTGAAGGATGCAGTGGAAGCAAGGCTCCGGATGGTGATCCCTTATATAGACACCTGGCCGCAG GCTATGAGTATTTTACTGCTCCCACAAAACATTGCCGAGAGTTTGAGGAACCTGACGAATATGGTGGATGAGATCTGGTACTACGCAGGAGACAGGTCCACGGAC TCTAACTGGTACACAAAGCGAGCCATTCTGGCAGGAATCTACAATACTACAGAGTTGGTGCTGGTACAGGATTCCTCTCCGGATTATGAAGATACTTGGAACTTCCTGCAAAACCGTGTTAATGATGCTGTCAACGTGGCTCATTCTGTCAAACAG GCTGGATCAACAGGCAAAGCCCTTTTCCAGGGTCTCGTTGGTGCTGCGGTGACA CTGAAGAACCTGAGTGGTATTGCCCAGAATCGATGA
- the coq9 gene encoding ubiquinone biosynthesis protein COQ9, mitochondrial isoform X5, whose product MVGEEQQPREHYQSPQTYTVAQESYSSSHSDQNGQKAEGFESEEELRQQLLSAALEFVPSFGWSLEAVAEGAKVLDLSPAVTGMLSHGPGDLVLHFVCQCNKQLSEQLTEQHHQVQAGQQEAKKTDGFVKDAVEARLRMVIPYIDTWPQAMSILLLPQNIAESLRNLTNMVDEIWYYAGDRSTDSNWYTKRAILAGIYNTTELVLVQDSSPDYEDTWNFLQNRVNDAVNVAHSVKQAGSTGKALFQGLVGAAVTLKNLSGIAQNR is encoded by the exons ATGGTTGGTGAGGAGCAGCAGCCCAGAGAGCATTACCAAAGCCCACAGACGTACACAGTGGCTCAGGAAtcatactccag CAGTCATTCCGATCAGAATGGGCAGAAAGCAGAGGGATTTGAATCTGAAGAGGAGCTGAGACAGCAGCTCCTTTCTGCAGCTCTGGAATTTGTTCCCAGCTTTGGATGGTCACTGGAGGCTGTGGCAGAGGGAGCCAAG GTGCTGGATCTGTCACCAGCGGTGACTGGGATGTTGAGTCATGGCCCAGGGGACCTCGTTCTGCACTTTGTGTGCCAGTGTAACAAGCAGCTTTCTGAACAACTGACTGAGCAACACCATCAGGTCCAGGCGGGACAGCAGGA AGCCAAGAAGACTGATGGATTTGTGAAGGATGCAGTGGAAGCAAGGCTCCGGATGGTGATCCCTTATATAGACACCTGGCCGCAG GCTATGAGTATTTTACTGCTCCCACAAAACATTGCCGAGAGTTTGAGGAACCTGACGAATATGGTGGATGAGATCTGGTACTACGCAGGAGACAGGTCCACGGAC TCTAACTGGTACACAAAGCGAGCCATTCTGGCAGGAATCTACAATACTACAGAGTTGGTGCTGGTACAGGATTCCTCTCCGGATTATGAAGATACTTGGAACTTCCTGCAAAACCGTGTTAATGATGCTGTCAACGTGGCTCATTCTGTCAAACAG GCTGGATCAACAGGCAAAGCCCTTTTCCAGGGTCTCGTTGGTGCTGCGGTGACA CTGAAGAACCTGAGTGGTATTGCCCAGAATCGATGA